In the Scomber japonicus isolate fScoJap1 chromosome 18, fScoJap1.pri, whole genome shotgun sequence genome, one interval contains:
- the LOC128379335 gene encoding gastrula zinc finger protein XlCGF57.1-like: MEEEYRTEMKTNSSSNMSSSAEKQTGKNLAGPHVKIEEGFEEGQTDRYERADTWEKTHRCDLCEQSFCSSTCLKCHQSINTGEKLYTCEQCGKSFTQSAHLKKHQHTHTGEKPYTCEQCGKSFTQSAHLKRHQHSHTGEKPYTCEQCGKSFTQSAHLKRHQHTHTAEKLYTCEQCEKSFIQPGDLKKHQHIHTGEKLYLCEHCGKSFAQSGNLQTHQRIHTGEKPYTCEQCGKSFTQLAHLKTHQRTHTGEMLYTCEQCGKSFIQSGNLKTHQRIHTGEKPYTCEQCGKSFAHSRDFKKHQRIHTGEKPYTCEQCGKSFTGSGNLKKHQHIHTGEKPYTCDQCGKSFTQLANLKKHQRIHTGEMLYTCEQCGKSFAHSGVFKRHQRIHTGEKPYTCEQCGKSFAHSGDFKRHQRIHTGEKPYTCEQCGKSFTESGNLKTHQRIHTGEKPYTCEQCGKSFIQSGDFKRHQRIHTREMLYTCEQCGKSFAHSGVFKRHQRIHTGEKPYTCEQCGKSFTQLAHLKTHQRTHTREMLYTCEQCGKSFAHSGDFKKHQRIHTGEKPYTCEQCGKSFTQLAHLKTHQRTHTREMLYTCEQCGKSFTESGHLKTHQHIHTGENLYTCEQCGKCFSSSTNRRCHQRVHTSGKLLTISSLTLCVESGLDLSGVLS, from the exons ATGGAAGAGGAATATCGGACAGAGATGAAgactaacagcagcagtaacatgAGTTCATCAGCAGAG AAACAAACAGGCAAAAACCTAGCCGGACCTCATGTTAAGATTGAGGAGGGTTTCGAAGAAGGACAAACTGATCGATATGAGCGTGCCGACACTTGGGAGAAAACACACCGATGTGACCTGTGTGAGCAGAGCTTCTGTTCCTCAACATGTCTAAAGTGTCATCAGTCTATcaacactggagagaagctgTACACCTGTGAGCAGTGCGGAAAGAGTTTTACTCAATCggcacatttaaagaaacatcAGCACACTCACAccggagagaagccatacaccTGTGAGCAGTGCGGAAAGAGTTTTACTCAATCGGCACATTTAAAGAGACATCAGCACAGTCACAccggagagaagccgtacaccTGTGAGCAGTGCGGAAAGAGTTTTACTCAGTCGGCACATTTAAAGAGACATCAGCACACTCACACCGCAGAGAAGCTGTACACCTGTGAGCAGTGCGAAAAGAGTTTTATTCAACCTGGAGACTTAAAGaaacatcaacacattcatACTGGAGAGAAGCTGTACCTCTGTGAGCACTGCGGAAAGAGTTTTGCTCAATCTGGAAACTTACAGACACATCagcgcattcacactggagagaaaccatACACCTGTGAGCAGTGTGGAAAGAGTTTTACTCAATTGGCACATTTAAAGACACATCAGCGCACTCACACTGGAGAGATGCTGTACACCTGTGAGCAGTGCGGAAAGAGTTTTATTCAATCTGGAAATTTAAAGACACATCAGCGTATTcatactggagagaagccgtacaccTGTGAGCAGTGCGGAAAGAGTTTTGCTCACTCTAGAGACTTCAAGAAACATCAGCGCATTcatactggagagaagccgtacaccTGTGAGCAGTGCGGAAAGAGTTTTACTGGATCTGGAAATTTAAAGAAACATCAGCACATTCATACTGGAGAGAAACCCTACACCTGTGACCAGTGCGGGAAGAGTTTTACTCAATTGGCAAATTTAAAGAAACACCAGCGCATTCATACTGGAGAGATGCTGTACACCTGTGAGCAGTGCGGAAAGAGTTTTGCTCACTCTGGAGTCTTCAAGAGACATCAGCGCATTcatactggagagaagccatacaccTGTGAGCAGTGCGGGAAGAGTTTTGCTCACTCTGGAGACTTCAAGAGACATCAGCGCATTcatactggagagaagccgtacaccTGTGAGCAGTGCGGGAAGAGTTTTACTGAATCTGGAAATTTAAAGACACATCAGCGCATTcatactggagagaagccatacaccTGTGAGCAGTGTGGAAAGAGTTTTATTCAATCTGGAGACTTCAAGAGACATCAGCGCATTCATACTAGAGAGATGCTGTACACCTGTGAGCAGTGCGGAAAGAGTTTTGCTCACTCTGGAGTCTTCAAGAGACATCAGCGCATTcatactggagagaagccgtacaccTGTGAGCAGTGCGGAAAGAGTTTTACTCAATTGGCACATTTAAAGACACATCAGCGCACTCACACTAGAGAGATGCTGTACACCTGTGAGCAGTGTGGAAAGAGTTTTGCTCACTCTGGAGACTTCAAGAAACATCAGCGCATTcatactggagagaagccgtacaccTGTGAGCAGTGCGGAAAGAGTTTTACTCAATTGGCACATTTAAAGACACATCAGCGCACTCACACTCGAGAGATGCTGTACACCTGTGAGCAGTGTGGGAAGAGTTTTACTGAATCTGGACATTTAAAGACACATCAGCACATTCATACTGGAGAGAACCTGTACACCTGTGAGCAGTGTGGGAagtgcttctcctcctctactaATCGGAGGTGTCATCAGCGTGTCCACACTAGCGGGAAGCTTCTCACCATCAGCTCACTCACACTGTGTGTAGAGAGTGGACTCGACCTGTCTGGAGTTCTCAGTTAA
- the LOC128378601 gene encoding pentraxin fusion protein-like — MRFLCVLFLTAVPAALAAIATMKSVVFPRETNTDRVELAPLQPLNLRAFTLCMRVATELTGQREVILFAYRTQYYDELNLWREAGGRLSLYLSSSEVVAFNVPQLGALETHLCVTWDSSTGATALFMDGRKSLTKIYRQGHSVRSGGKVVIGQDFDSYEGDFDASQSFVGEMSDVNLWDSVLSESTIQDLSSGKATSVGNVLDWGKEFKASVGVVILNREL, encoded by the exons ATGAGATTTTTATGCGTTCTTTTTCTCACTGCCGTCCCTGCGGCGTTGGCAG CGATTGCTACCATGAAGTCAGTGGTATTCCCCAGAGAGACAAATACCGATCGTGTTGAGTTGGCTCCTCTTCAACCTCTGAACTTGAGGGCGTTCACTCTGTGCATGCGTGTTGCCACAGAGCTCACTGGCCAGCGTGAGGTCATCCTCTTTGCTTATCGGACTCAATACTATGATGAGCTGAATTTGTGGCGTGAAGCTGGCGGCAG attgTCCTTGTACCTGAGTTCATCAGAAGTTGTTGCCTTCAACGTCCCTCAGCTTGGTGCCCTGGAGACCCACCTGTGTGTCACCTGGGACTCCAGTACAGGTGCTACTGCCCTCTtcatggatggaaggaaaagccTGACTAAAATCTACAGGCAGGGTCACTCAGTGCGTTCTGGAGGCAAGGTCGTCATTGGACAAGATTTTGACAGTTATGAGGGTGATTTTGATGCCAGCCAGAGTTTTGTTGGTGAGATGAGTGATGTCAATTTGTGGGACTCTGTCCTCTCAGAGAGCACCATCCAAGACTTGTCCTCTGGGAAGGCAACATCAGTAGGAAACGTTTTAGACTGGGGAAAAGAGTTTAAAGCCAGTGTAGGAGTAGTGATTTTAAATCGTGAACTGTAG